The sequence ctgggaaatgaactaggggtggtggaagggaaggagcgcgggggtgggggtgaatgggtgtcgggcactgagcggggcacttgacgggatgagcactgggtgttattctgtatgttggtaagttgaacaccaataaaaaataaatttattattaaaaaaatgaagaagtgggTGGCGGATttgcggtgactgggtgatgggcactgatgggggcacttggcatgatgagcactgggtgttacgctctATGTTGCctaattgaactctaataaaaagtaaataaattttaaaaataagtgagaatagaaaaagaagttgctcagtcccaaatttatataaaccagcaatacttgcaGAAATgcccaacactgaccaccaaaacataaacaagataagtGAACAGGGCAgaatgagaatgaagagagaACATAATCTCACAaaatgaaccagcacggtatatcacttggttctgggtgcatgctggtcatgttttagaaagtaTTAAATTCCACCATTTTAtaacaaaatgaagcagagaaaacaaaaatcacccccccccccacacacaaaaaccaaTCTTGTATATCTCcaaaaattaagttgagtattttgaagggaatctagaagtggataAATATATCTAGGACATGTGATTGTAGAAATATGAGAGTCaataagaaagaaacttaaaaatgaagaggtggtaaaatattgtagttaaggtgggaaaagagaaaaaagttggaCATTTTTAGTCTGAGATAAAAATGAGTTGCAAggcaaaaagggaagaaaaatggggtaccctctagttctatatactgtgaATCCCTCGAgtttccctggagctttccagcattgcttggtccagaacttgctcttccactgtccttccagctggtcttctggaggaggggcggCTGTGCTGATTCGCAGATATGTGTACACGGGGGAGATGCTCCCCTGCCAGGtaccgggctcagtgggagctgtatGTCCTCTGAGCCCTCTGTCCCCTGGTGAccccgcctctcccaggcacaaggtgataccaggagggacaacaacaCTGGCAGCTGCCAGCTCTCCAGGTCTGGAGTCACCTCCCAGCAGTAACTACCATAGTATCCCAGTTCGCACTGATCTGGATGCTCCAGGGGGCAGGGTGCattgatctgcacagcttggaggTGCCTGGCAGCaagagtgtccttgctgtcctgtaaTACCCCCTCCCACAtccgcctgtcccaggggagagtgaaggatcctgggctgtgtcccccagctccctgggatccggggcctgtgctgctggaatcatgctcctAGGGCCGTGGCTCCCAAAAGCAGCAGGGCGCAGACCCATCTGTCCTGACCCCATGCCTGATGGACCAGCTTTTCCCGGAGGCCCCGCCGGGtgcgcgctccagccctttaccgagatcaGCCCGCGGTGTGTGTTGCACTCTCCCCTGGGCACAtctcctctattagtgactctggGGCCCTAGAGGCCCACTGCCCCTCTTCCTGTACTGCCCAAGTTCACTGCTAAGTGCCATTCTATCTGGGAAGAATTCTATCTGGATTTATAaaattcctgcttctctggggctgggcttcaTGTCCCTGAGGAGTTCCCACCAGGCTTTAGCCCTGCTCCTGGAGGTGTCTCTCCCCcacttgattccttttttttctgccttcctaccttggtAGAAGCAAAAAATCTTCTCTGTAACATTCCAGCtgatctctctttaaatctcaggtggaATTCCAGTATCAGTAACCCTTTCAATTCTTGTTCCTGATCCTCCACATGTGAGACTCTGCAGACTGGAGACCACATTGATCCCAGAATTCTTTCTACATCATTTCCTTCAGATTGAAAGGAATATTTCTCCACCCATGctcccctcctgtccctcctcttGTTCCAAAACCCTTTTGACTAAAGGTGCCTGAGAAAGAATCCTCTCCCTTATCCAGAGGGCTGTGGCAGGTGCAGCCCCAGGTGCAGCTACGTGCCATGCCCATGGGTGCTTTTTGGGGACCTAGGCTGCATGTGATTGCTACAATGAGTGATACCAAGAGTGAGGGTTCTAGGGATCCAGGGACAGCTGCCCCATGGATTCCATTGTACACCAAGGAGTTCAGAGTCATGGGCTGAACGTTAAGAGGAAATAGACAGAGGGGAGCAAAGGACACCAAAGAGAGGAAGCAGGCCACCTGAGGATAGAGAGTGACCAATTACAAGGTTCTAAGGTCAAGAGGACAGCATTCTCACTCAAGGCCAGCCATGGTAGTCTGTGCAATGATAGAGGTGCAGGTCTGAGGGAGGGTGGGTTGTTTTGAGACTAACATAATAAACACGATGTCCCGATAAAGGGGGTCAAatgagtttttcatttgtttccagtgCATAGAAGAGTTACATTTGCAGTACCCTGTAGCCTTTTAAGGATGCAGTAACTTTACCTCTTGTTTTCTAGACAGACCCAAGTGTAGGCTCTCGAGATGCTCCCTGGGTTGGGAATTCTATAAGCCTGAGTGACCCTGTTTATGTAGCCACAAGCTCTCCCTCTCATGTTCCCACAGAGCTGGTTTCCTAGGATCAACCACATTGAGGACTGTGGCTCTGGGCTGAAGAGCCAGGTTCTCTGCCCCCATGTGATTCTGCTAATCTAACTAGTGAGTGACAGGTCTGCTCCCAACATCAGGGACATTGCCCCACTCTGGGACCTTCCCTAGGGCCTGCTAGGGGTCTTTCCAACGCTTCTAAGGCTGGGGTCAAAGTTTGGTAGACTTTGACCACGGGTAGAGGAATAGGCTATGCATTTCCCTCACTTCACTTATAGACTGGGGGACTTTGAACAAGACAGATTACTTCTAATGTCGTGTTCACCTCTCTAAGTGGCCAGAGGTGCCATAAGGTGGAAGGGGGGGGTGAAACTCCCTTGTCACCCATTGTCAGAGAGGTCACAAGCTGGTGATAGGTTGTGCAGAGTTGTTTTCCTTCTCCACGGATCCCTGCAAACCATGAAGGTGCCCTGGATTTAGCAGGATTCATTCACTGATCAATTGTTTGGTAAGGGGGTGTGTCAACAACATACCCATGACCACTCCTCTCTGCTCTTCTGATATTGGAGAGAAGCACAAAGGTGTTGGCAaattcagagaagagaaacaggcatGAATCAAGATACAAGAATCAgttgccgggggcggggggtgggggagggaggccgtCAATGTGTCCAACACAATGTCACAAGGAGAGTGACTGCCTCTTGGAAGGACAGGGCTGCTCAGCCGCTTCTTGCTGACTTCAGTTATTAAATCTGAGAGTGAAAGGGTCCAGAGATATGgatcctctcctccccctcctgggAGAAGGGATCCAGGTCCCTGGAGGAATGCAGTGCTGAGGACAAAGTGGTGCTCCAGGTTCAGGAACACAATCCCAGGAACAGTGACACAATTTCTCTCATCACCTGTGATTCCATTCTCTCTCTGCCAAGGCTTTCCTGTCTCTGTCATTGTCCCAATGTACACAGAAGTCTGTCTTACAAATGCTGAGGAGTAGGACACAGACACCAGCTATATGCATGACACATACATCTGGCTCCTAGCACCTCTATCCTCTATCTTCTTGATTAACAATAAATTCACCCTGTGACTCTACCCTGTCCTACAGTTAGATGATTATcattctggggatgcctgagtggctcagtggttgagtgtctgcttttgtctcagggGGTGATCAcaggaccagggatcgagtcccacatcgggctccttgcacctgattctccctctgcctgtatctctgcatccctctctctctgtgtctctctctctcatgagtgatTATCATTCTGGAGAACACCTTCCCAAACTGCCGCTGGTGCACCTGTGTCTCCATTTTCTATATTGCATCCAACCCTGCTCACCTCACCTGAACTATTGGCGTCACCCTGACTCCTGACCTGGGTTTGGACCACTGAATGTCACTGATCTGCCATGAGTGGTAGGCAGGGTGCAGGACTGGGAGTCAGAAGGACGTATGTAACCACCCCTCCAACATGGGATGTCCTCTAaagtcaggctctgctcagctcCCTCCATATGAGGGTTATATCTTCCTGGTGGGTTCTGAAATGCTTCATTCTTCTATTCATTTCAAGTGTGAAGAAGTCCCCTATACACTTTCAACACTTTCAAGAGAAGGATCAGAAAAACTAGATTAGAGCAAAAACAACCTAGAAGAAGAAACGTGAAGAGTTTGGGATGAAAACACTAAAACAATCAGGGGTACATGCGGATGCATTTATCCAGCCCACATCAAATGTGATCTCACTGTGTGCTATGCTGTATTATATGTTGGGGGTATGTTGGCTCTATCCTAAATTTTGTCAGTGGTGATGGCCCATGAGAAGATGCCCGTAGAATGGGTTTTCTTATTCATTCTAGGAGCTCAATGAATAGCATTTTCCTTGGACAGTGGGTCAATGTGTTGGTCAAGTCTCTGGCATCTGAGTTTTGGGAAGTGGAGTTCCAATTACAACCTGTGGGGGTTAAGATCCTGTGGGGACTTAATTAGCTAATCTGGGAACAGAACATGGTACATGCTAAGTGCTCAATTTTGACCTTTTGGACTTACAGTTGTCACCATATATCAACCATCTCTGATAAATATTCTATTCTACATACACTGTCTGGAAAATGTGGGACTAACCAgattgtctctctgtctcatccACAGTAGGAGCCTAAATAGCAAAAATGGTGGTTGACCTTCTTATCCTCCATTTCTCaatctccctttcctctccttccaccatgCTCTCCATTTCCATCTCCTGTCTCTTCTTGCTGCCTCTTCTTCTCAGCCTCCTTCCCCTGTGCCATGGGAGGAAGGTGTCGCCTTTCAGCTCCCCAGTATAAAAATTCTTGTCCACTCTCCCTTCAGGGCATCACATTTCATGGTTTGTGCTCTTTTCTCTGATGGTGGATTGCTGACAAGAGAGCACAATAAGGGACTGTGTCAGGGACAAATCATGTCCTGACTGGAAATATTTATGAGAGGGGTTATTGTTACACTCCCTGGGCTGCTTGCTCAAGATACTATTCTGATTTCCTACAAGTCAGAAAGTCTAGATAATTGGTTCGTTTCCTTGGCAGGTTGCTGATGGCTTCACGCCAGAGTCCAAGTTTATCTATGGTCAAACACTTGCCCATTTCTGCCTTCTATTCACAATCCACCATTTTGGTCCTTATCTGTAGACCCCTTGTGAATCCCTATGCAATGAACAATGGCCAGCCAAGTGAAAACAAGCAAAGAATGACTCAGCGCTTGTTAGAGCCTGAGCCTCAGCATTAGAAGAGTTTAAACTCACACTAGGGGATAAATGGAAGGCTTCAGTTATGCCATGATGGGAAGCTATTGTATGGAGAGACTATACTGAGCTGTCCAGAAGTGAGGCATCCTATGTGATTATGAGGGTGATTCTTTCTGATTAGTGGTTACTAGGGAGGAAATGGGGCAAGAGATAGGAAAGCTCTCAGTTATACATATGACAAGTGGGACACTGGTTATGGTGTATAATCATGAGTCTGTTGCTAGAGGGTTATAAGGGTTATGGGTAAAAGCCTGAGCCAGTTGGTCCAAAGGTTCTGGTATATAACGTGCAGCAGGTGCCACATAAAATCGCCAAACGTCCTACCCTCTGTCTTATATAGAAGAGTCCTTCTCCCTGGACTGACATCAAGATAATGGGTCGATTCCTGGATTGGCTGTGGGTGAGAAATCTCTCTGAATGAACTATCTGGCTATGATGCATCTATACTTTCAATTTTCAAATCCTGGGGACCACCAACCAGGAGAATTCTAGGAAGTTGTTGAGCAGGTGTGACGAGATAGATTATACATTTTAAGACCAAAGACTTCAAGTGCATAGAGAAGAGCAAATATTGCAAGATTAGGATCCTAAAAAGGAGCATATCATTAAGAGAGAGGATAGTGGTGCctggtgactcagtaggttaccCATCCGATTcaagattttggctcaggtcttgatctcagagtcgtggtttgagtcccatatcagtctTTGCAGGCAGTCTacatgggattctctctctctccttctgctcctccccacacacaTAGAGTCCCTACTTCtctcaaaatataataaatatctattgaaatcAAAATAGGATAAAAAGCATGAGAGGAAGTAAATTACATATGGATGTTGAGTTAAGGATCTGAGTCTTCACAGTCACCAAAATAATCTTCCTTGTGTAGCAGCATAGGAACGGGGATGGGGCTGCCTTGGGAAAGGATAGGGGACAGTGAAGGGAACAGGAGGATAAACACCAAATAAGATATGAATATGACCAACTGTGCAATCCAATCCCAAGGCAGAATGCTTCTTACTATTTTATCCAAATACCCGACTATTTATGATAGAATAGACCAAAGAGGACCACCTTcttggctcagtaggttaagtgtatTTAAGTGTATGACtgcagcttggatcatgatcccaagatcatgtcAAGCTCCTTGTTCAGTTTGGGGTCTGaatatccctctccttctgcccctcttatactccttttctctctctctgtcaaataaacaaatgaataaattaatgaatataaattatttaaataaaaggagaaaagaaccaAAAATTGTATTCCTGtacttgatctttttttatttcatcacgCCGACCATTAGTCTACAAATAGCAGGTATAATACAACTGCTCCCAGGAACTCTCTTGAGTTGATTCCATCCTCATTGAAGTTTCCTACCTGAGGATTCTTCATCATCAGTAGTGTCATCCTTGATATTCTCCACTGCCCAATCTTTAGAGACACAAGCATGAGGATGAGGTGAAGAGAGTGGGGCCCATGTTCCTGCTACTCCAGCTGAGACCACTTTGGAAACCGCTGTCAACACCTGCTCTTCCTCAGACCTTCTCTGGGGTCTTGGGAGTTAGAGTCCTTCAACAAGACATTGACCACAGTTGCAAACCTTCCTTGAGAGAAAGGATCCCCTTCACCAGGCATTTTCCCATTTCCCCAAGATCATGATAGCTCTTACTTGGACACCGATCCACCTGGGATTCACCTGCAATGGGTAATGGACACCCAGTAGATGGGGTCCATGTGCAGCCACTGTGCCAGACTCCAAGCAGCTGCCCAGGAGAGGCATCCGTGATGATGGACATGATATGTGTTTTTAACATGCTCTCCTGGGCACCAGAAATGTGGTTGGTATGATGAGGGATGGAATGTGTAACTTCATTAACCATAAGAAATTTCAAATATGCAGGCTCATCTGGCTATTGGCTGCCTCCTGGGATAGCTGAGGTTTAGGTTCCAAAAATGAGGAAGCTCTGACCTCCCGGCCCTGGGGGTTCCTGCAGTGGCATTTCCTGGCCTGACATGACTTGAACTCTGGCTCCTATCCATAAGGCAGTCTCTACGTAAGGCCCTGTCATCACTCAGACAGGAAAGTCCACACTCAGGTCCTAGAGGGGTCCAGTAGCGGCTGCTTGTAAGCAGATGAGACCATGACCCCATGTGTGGTCATAGTCAGATCAATGAGGCAGAGGGGGGACACCTCAGCATCTTGAGGAGCTCACCCATCCCTTCCTAATGCAGGCTACAGCCTGAAGAGGTACCTAgtttactggcacaaaaacagacacatagatcaatggaagagaatagagaacccagaagtggaccctgaactttatggtcaactaatattctataaaggaggaaagactatccactggaagaaagacagtctcttcaataaatggtgctgggaaaattggacatccacacgcagaagaatgaaactagaccactctctttcaccatacacaaagataaactcaaaatggatgaaagatctaaatgtgagacaagattccatcaaaatcctagaggaaaaaaaaaaaaaaaaaaaaaaatcctagaggagaacacaggcaactccctttcggaactcggccacagtaacttcttgcaagatacatccacgaaggcaaaagaaacaaaagcaaaaatgaactattgggacttcatcaagataagaagcttttgcacagcaaaggatacagtcaacaaaactaaaagacaacctacagaatgggagaagatatttgcaaatgacgtatcagataaagggctagtttccaagatctgtaaagaacttattaaactcaacaccaaagaaacaaacaatccaatcatgaaatgggcaaaagacatgaagagaaatctcacagaggaagacatggacatggccaacatgcacatgagaaaatgctctgcatcacttgccatgagggaaatacaaatcaaaaccacgatgagataccacctcataccagtgagaatggggaaaattaaccaggcaggaaaccacaaatgttggagaggatgcagagaaaagggaaccctcttacactgttggtgggaatgtgaactggtgcagccactctggaaaactgtgtggaggttcctcaaagagttaaaaatagacctgccctacgacccagcaattgcactgttggggatttaccccaaagatacagatgcaatgagatgccgggacacctgcaccctgatgtttctatcagcaatgtccacaatagccaaactgtggaaggagcctcggtgtccatcgaaagatgaatggataaagaagatgtggtttatgtatacaatggaatattactcagcaattagaaatgacaaatacccaccatttgcttcaatgtggatggaactggagggtattatgctgagtgaggtaagtcaattggagaagaacaaacattatatgttctcattcatttggggaatataaataatagtgaaagggaatataagggaagggagaagaaatatgtgggaaatatcagaaagggagacagaagataaagactcctaactctgggaaacgaactaggggtggtggaaggggaggagggcggggggtaggggtgaatgggtgatggtcactgaagggggcacttgacgggatgagcactgggtgttcttctgtatgttggtaagttgaacaccaataaaaaattaatttattaaaaaaaaacagaatggaagtgttggggcacctcggtggctcattAATAGCTCTCTCTCCCAGTGTCTAAAATAACCCCCatgaaatgctcaataaatgcagtgtttagaaatgaatacattaatttcaaagaaaattctctggtcttgaatttttattctttttttcccataattAGGCTATATGCTGATTAAATAGCCTCTTCATAGAAGCTTTTACTTCCTGGTTACGAAGGGTATAAATCACAGGATTCAACAAAGGAAAGATCACTGtgtgaaaaagagaaaccacTTTGTCAGCTGGGAAGGCTCTGAAGGGGCGAGTGTAGATGAAGATGCCGGGCCCAAACATAAGAAATATAACAATGATATGGGTGGTGCATGTGGATACTGCCTTGTTCTTCCCCTCAGAGGAGGACCCATGTACACGGCAGAGGATCACTGCATATGAGGCCAGAAGGCCCAGGAAGCACAAGAGGGTCATCAGACCACTATTGAAGACCATCAGAAGCTCCACCACAAAGGTGTCTGTGCAGGCCAGCTTGATGACCTGAGGCACATCACAGAAGAAGTTATCCAGTCGGTTTGGGCCACAGAAGGGCAAGCGGAGGATGAGGGCCACCTGGATAATGGAGTGGACAAAGCCTCCAAGCCACAGAGCCAATAGCAAGGCATAGCAGGCTCTAGGGTTCATGACAGTTGAATAGTGTAAAGGCCGACAGATGGCGATGTAGCGGTCAAAGGCCATCACAACAAGGAGTAATCCTTCCCCTCCTCCAAGGAAGTGCAAGAAAAAGAGCTGAGTGATGCAACCCCTGTAGGAGATTACCTTCTTCTCAGAAAGGAAGTCCACCAGCATCCTGGGAGCCACAATGAAGGAGTAGGATGCATCCAGGAAAGCCAAGTTGCCCAGAAAGAAGTAGAGGGGGGCTGTGAGGCCAGGATCTGTTCTGATGGTGAGGATGATGAGGAAATTTCCAGGGAGGATGATGAAATAGAAGATTAAAACTAGCACAAAGACCAGGAGCTGAATATTTCGAGACTGGGTTAGACCAAGAAGGATGAATTCTTTCACCACCGTACTGTTGTTATTTTCCATCTCCTCCGCCTGCAGTACATCAAGAAGCAGATTTCATTGTTATTACTATTTCTTCCAGCTAGATCCTCACTCTTCTCCaactaaaaatatttgacatatctggaggctcagtcagttaagtgtcagactcttgatatcggctcaggtcatgatctcatggtggtgagattgagccctgagtcacgCTCCATGCTAGACATGAGCTTAAgattatccctctgcctctcctgtcccatccttttccaaaaaaaaaaaaaaaaaaaaaaaaaattgacctatCTGTCACATCAGCTAAAAATCGTCTCTCAACCCTCTCCAACATCTTAGGTAAACTCCAAACCTTCTGTTAAGATCCAAATTTAAAGCAGGCAACCCAACAAAAATACTGCTTTCATACCACAACTCTTATTCCCATTCAACCATGCACTTCTATAGAATTGCTCTCTACTTTAAGAATTTGGAATCCTGCACCTTGGGATTCCTGCCTTCCTAAGTCATATAAGAAGCTTCCTATTTGAGATACAACATAACTCTATTAAGATCTTTGCATTTTTATGGTTATACTGTGCTTGAGACTTAGCTATTTTCTTGTAATTATACCTTTTTTCATTCAAGTCcaattttttcctaagtatttcctttttttccattcctgTGGAGTTCCTCCTTCTTGCCTACTAACTCTCTGCCTTGCCCTCTGtattctcttattaattcttctaTGAACCACCTCTAGTCTGGTGTCCTTCTATTACCCTGACTCCAAACTGATAATCAGGATTCCAATGATAGCTCTACTTTCCATGTAACTTAGTTACATTCACCTAGTTATATTCCTGGTTAAATACCACTTATGTAGCCCTCCATACCTTGTTCATGCAGCTTAATTAACACTATCTAAATCTCAGTTACTTCTTCTATACTTTCGGTATCCTTAATTCGCTGATGTCCGTTGTAACAGTCAAGGGAGGAGAGCCTTTAGCCTTTCAACAAACAATACACTGCAATACAAAATTTTCCaatataccatttttaaaaataagttatgtCAATGCATAAAATCATAGCATAGAATAGATAGGAGTAACAATAAAGATCCTATTACAGTCTAACAAATTCCTCtcaaagataagaaaactaaggttACTGTGGTTACCTAAGTTTAGAATgagtttactctttttttatgattatttatttatttatttatttatttatttatttatttatgagagacacacacatacacacacacagagaggcagagacacgggcagagggagaagcaggctccatgcaggaagcccaacatgggactcgatctggggtctccagggtcacgctctgggctgaagggttaggggttaggctaAACCGTTGAGctgcccgggctgccctagttttctCTTTGGTTCTGATTGACCAGTAGTGGAAGAATGCAAGTGtgttctatttcatttaaataaagaaattactaACTCAGCCTTAAtcagtggatattcttttttgtgtacttaaataaaaataatattgatagtCTAAAAATCACTCATTTATAGAGCCTAAAATTAGAAGATGAACCTTTTTAAGTTATTGTGGGAAAAATACAGACTTAAGGCACAGGCTATTAAAGTGGGGTATGCTCATTAAAGAAGGGACACATGATGATTCATTGAGGAGTGAacagaatatagtatatatatagatatatatatatatacactatatatataaaacaagtatATAATTGTGCATATTTGTAcatattgtgttttaattttattcttttcaaaatactattttttgatatatatattgatataatgGTACTTATAAATAAATTGCATATACTTAAGGtacatgttaaaaatgttttgtcaTAGGTATGAAATATTCTTAGAGTTTGAATATTGCTAATCTACAGAAAATATAATGCAATATATACCAGAATATACCAATATATATGCTCCTCTATACTATTTAACTAAATAGCACAGTTgcttttaagtaagctctgtggAATATAGGgtaccaaaaaagggaaaatatttgacagaaaaaTGCTAATAAGTAAGTAATTAGAATGAAAGACTGGAAGAGAAAAGGGTGAtggaaataaaggagagaaatagaaaagtaaaaacaaaacaaaacaaaacagtaagtcTATATAGTTCATTGTTAGGATACATATtttagga is a genomic window of Vulpes vulpes isolate BD-2025 chromosome 10, VulVul3, whole genome shotgun sequence containing:
- the LOC112915005 gene encoding olfactory receptor 4N2 produces the protein MENNNSTVVKEFILLGLTQSRNIQLLVFVLVLIFYFIILPGNFLIILTIRTDPGLTAPLYFFLGNLAFLDASYSFIVAPRMLVDFLSEKKVISYRGCITQLFFLHFLGGGEGLLLVVMAFDRYIAICRPLHYSTVMNPRACYALLLALWLGGFVHSIIQVALILRLPFCGPNRLDNFFCDVPQVIKLACTDTFVVELLMVFNSGLMTLLCFLGLLASYAVILCRVHGSSSEGKNKAVSTCTTHIIVIFLMFGPGIFIYTRPFRAFPADKVVSLFHTVIFPLLNPVIYTLRNQEVKASMKRLFNQHIA